Proteins from one Coleofasciculaceae cyanobacterium genomic window:
- the trxA gene encoding thioredoxin has product MSSSAAPVTDASFPEQVLESSVPVLVDFWAPWCGPCRMVAPVVDEIAEQYEGQIKVVKLNTDENPQVASQYGIRSIPTLMIFKDGQRVDMVVGAVPKTTLASTLEKYL; this is encoded by the coding sequence ATGTCATCATCAGCTGCGCCAGTAACAGATGCAAGTTTTCCAGAACAAGTTTTAGAAAGTTCAGTTCCAGTATTAGTAGACTTTTGGGCGCCTTGGTGCGGTCCTTGCCGTATGGTTGCGCCAGTAGTCGACGAAATTGCCGAGCAATACGAAGGACAAATTAAGGTAGTTAAACTAAACACAGACGAAAACCCCCAGGTTGCCAGCCAGTATGGTATTCGTAGTATTCCTACCCTAATGATTTTTAAAGATGGTCAGCGCGTAGATATGGTAGTGGGAGCAGTGCCAAAAACTACTTTGGCAAGTACATTAGAAAAATATCTTTAA